One Chloroflexota bacterium DNA window includes the following coding sequences:
- a CDS encoding arsenite methyltransferase yields the protein MAVEPSAESIRETVRTKYAARALTVTQGGSSCCSGSGDPITSNLYGADETGLLPEDAVKASLGCGNPTALAELSPGETVLDLGSGGGIDVLLSARRVGPTGFAYGLDMTDEMLALARKNADEQGAANVEFLKGHIEEIPLPDNRVDVIISNCVINLSADKGRVLREAFRVLKSGGRLAVSDVVTQGDLPADLRADMVAWVGCVAGALEEGEYRRLLAEAGFDGIDIEITRVYDAHKLSESAGQTWSADAYARFEASGGRVASGFIRARKP from the coding sequence ATGGCCGTCGAACCGTCCGCCGAATCGATCCGCGAGACCGTTCGCACCAAGTACGCGGCGCGCGCCCTGACCGTGACCCAAGGAGGCTCCTCCTGCTGCAGTGGCAGCGGCGATCCGATCACCTCGAACCTGTACGGAGCTGACGAGACCGGCCTGCTGCCAGAGGACGCCGTCAAGGCGTCGCTCGGCTGCGGCAACCCGACCGCCCTGGCCGAGTTGTCGCCCGGCGAGACCGTCCTCGACCTGGGCAGCGGCGGCGGCATCGACGTGCTGCTCTCGGCGCGGAGAGTCGGGCCGACGGGCTTCGCCTACGGCCTCGACATGACCGACGAGATGCTGGCGCTGGCGCGCAAGAACGCTGATGAGCAGGGCGCTGCCAACGTCGAGTTCCTGAAGGGGCACATCGAGGAGATCCCGCTGCCGGACAACCGGGTCGACGTGATCATCTCGAACTGCGTCATCAACCTCTCGGCGGACAAGGGGCGCGTGCTGCGCGAGGCGTTCCGGGTGCTGAAGTCGGGCGGCCGGCTGGCCGTCTCGGATGTCGTCACGCAGGGTGACCTGCCGGCCGATCTGCGCGCCGACATGGTGGCGTGGGTCGGGTGTGTGGCGGGCGCGCTCGAGGAGGGCGAGTATCGCCGCCTGCTGGCCGAGGCCGGCTTCGACGGTATCGACATCGAGATCACCCGCGTCTACGACGCCCACAAGCTGTCCGAATCGGCCGGCCAGACCTGGAGCGCCGACGCCTACGCCCGCTTCGAGGCCTCTGGTGGGCGCGTCGCCAGTGGGTTCATCCGCGCACGCAAGCCCTGA